In the Devosia sp. SL43 genome, one interval contains:
- a CDS encoding methyl-accepting chemotaxis protein, protein MRTSSRALKSATGEILAGANDLADRTSRSAASVEETAAAIEQLSQTVLENSQRANAVVETVQTVNQTAERTGQVMQQAEDAMARITTSSGRISNIIGLIDDIAFQTNLLALNASVEAARAGDAGKGFAVVAIEVRRLAQSAASASADVKVLIEESSVEVTAGTRFVAEAAENLGTVLTDIRTSSQLVASIAKASKEQAVTIGEVSGAVRQVDEMTQHNAALVEQTNAAIEQTERQVAELDRIVDVFVRSDPAQGHVRAAARAA, encoded by the coding sequence TTGCGCACCTCCTCACGGGCGCTAAAATCGGCCACCGGGGAAATCCTGGCCGGCGCGAACGACCTTGCCGATCGCACCAGCCGCTCGGCCGCTTCCGTCGAGGAAACCGCAGCTGCCATCGAACAGCTCAGCCAGACCGTGCTTGAAAATTCACAGCGCGCCAATGCCGTGGTCGAGACGGTCCAGACCGTCAACCAGACTGCCGAACGCACAGGCCAGGTCATGCAGCAGGCCGAGGATGCCATGGCGCGTATCACGACCTCCTCCGGTCGCATCTCCAATATCATCGGCCTGATCGACGATATTGCCTTCCAAACCAATCTCCTGGCCCTGAACGCCTCAGTCGAGGCAGCCCGCGCCGGGGATGCCGGCAAGGGCTTTGCCGTGGTCGCCATCGAGGTCAGGCGTCTGGCGCAGTCGGCCGCCAGCGCGTCGGCCGACGTCAAGGTGCTCATCGAGGAGTCCTCGGTCGAAGTGACGGCCGGGACGCGCTTTGTCGCCGAAGCGGCCGAGAATCTGGGCACTGTGTTGACCGATATCCGCACCAGCAGTCAGTTGGTCGCCAGCATTGCCAAGGCCAGTAAGGAGCAAGCCGTCACCATCGGCGAAGTCTCGGGCGCCGTACGCCAGGTCGATGAGATGACCCAGCACAATGCTGCGCTGGTCGAGCAGACCAATGCCGCGATCGAGCAGACCGAGCGCCAGGTGGCCGAACTCGACCGGATTGTGGATGTATTTGTACGGTCGGACCCTGCCCAGGGCCACGTTCGGGCCGCGGCGCGCGCTGCCTGA